From one Lycium barbarum isolate Lr01 chromosome 6, ASM1917538v2, whole genome shotgun sequence genomic stretch:
- the LOC132598485 gene encoding WAT1-related protein At1g09380-like isoform X3, translating into MGDDVLPVVVMVMVQIGYAGLNIVGKIAMDAGMNPFVHIAYRQIIGTIFLAPFAYFFERKTRPQLTTSILFWIFLCSFSGLMVNQIAYFVGLKYSTPTIACALSNLIPAATFLLAIPFGLEKVGVRTKAGQAKVWGTIICVGGATLLSLYHGPIVIGQSGIHWKFAEKTEKNNSSGHDNLILGPFLLIVSTISYSLWIIFQARVSEKYAAPYTSTMLMCLMGIVCTALGYCLTSWCIQRKGPLYVSVFYPLMLIITAVLSWALLREKLYVGTVVGSFLTVVGFYGVLWGKDKEKSQSETESLEMKTDKIETRRS; encoded by the exons ATGGGTGACGATGTTTTGCCTGTCGTAGTAATGGTTATGGTGCAGATTGGCTATGCAGGGCTGAACATAGTAGGAAAAATTGCAATGGATGCAGGCATGAACCCTTTCGTCCACATTGCTTATCGCCAAATAATTGGCACCATTTTCCTTGCTCCCTTTGCTTACTTCTTCGAGAG GAAAACTAGGCCTCAGTTGACAACATCTATACTTTTCTGGATTTTCTTATGTTCTTTTTCCGG GTTAATGGTGAATCAGATTGCATACTTCGTTGGTTTAAAATATTCCACTCCAACAATCGCCTGTGCATTGTCAAATTTAATTCCAGCTGCCACTTTTCTCCTAGCTATCCCTTTTGG GTTGGAGAAAGTGGGGGTTAGAACTAAGGCAGGGCAAGCCAAAGTGTGGGGTACAATTATATGTGTTGGTGGTGCAACGTTACTCTCCTTGTATCATGGACCTATTGTAATTGGTCAATCTGGCATCCATTGGAAATTTGCAGAAAAGACTGAGAAAAACAACTCTAGCGGCCATGACAACTTAATCTTGGGACCGTTTCTTCTTATTGTTAGCACTATTTCTTACTCATTGTGGATTATTTTCCAA GCTAGAGTGAGCGAGAAGTATGCAGCTCCATACACAAGTACAATGTTGATGTGCTTAATG GGAATCGTATGCACTGCATTGGGGTATTGTCTAACTTCATGGTGTATACAAAGAAAAGGTCCTTTATATGTCTCTGTTTTCTACCCTTTGATGCTAATCATTACGGCCGTTCTTAGTTGGGCTTTGcttcgtgagaaactatatgttGGAAC AGTTGTAGGATCGTTCTTGACAGTTGTGGGATTCTATGGTGTCTTATGGGGAAAGGATAAGGAGAAATCGCAGTCGGAAACAGAAAGTCTTGAGATGAAAACAGATAAAATTGAAACAAGAAGGAGCTAA
- the LOC132598485 gene encoding WAT1-related protein At1g09380-like isoform X4: MGDDVLPVVVMVMVQIGYAGLNIVGKIAMDAGMNPFVHIAYRQIIGTIFLAPFAYFFERKTRPQLTTSILFWIFLCSFSGLMVNQIAYFVGLKYSTPTIACALSNLIPAATFLLAIPFGLEKVGVRTKAGQAKVWGTIICVGGATLLSLYHGPIVIGQSGIHWKFAEKTEKNNSSGHDNLILGPFLLIARVSEKYAAPYTSTMLMCLMGIVCTALGYCLTSWCIQRKGPLYVSVFYPLMLIITAVLSWALLREKLYVGTVVGSFLTVVGFYGVLWGKDKEKSQSETESLEMKTDKIETRRS; the protein is encoded by the exons ATGGGTGACGATGTTTTGCCTGTCGTAGTAATGGTTATGGTGCAGATTGGCTATGCAGGGCTGAACATAGTAGGAAAAATTGCAATGGATGCAGGCATGAACCCTTTCGTCCACATTGCTTATCGCCAAATAATTGGCACCATTTTCCTTGCTCCCTTTGCTTACTTCTTCGAGAG GAAAACTAGGCCTCAGTTGACAACATCTATACTTTTCTGGATTTTCTTATGTTCTTTTTCCGG GTTAATGGTGAATCAGATTGCATACTTCGTTGGTTTAAAATATTCCACTCCAACAATCGCCTGTGCATTGTCAAATTTAATTCCAGCTGCCACTTTTCTCCTAGCTATCCCTTTTGG GTTGGAGAAAGTGGGGGTTAGAACTAAGGCAGGGCAAGCCAAAGTGTGGGGTACAATTATATGTGTTGGTGGTGCAACGTTACTCTCCTTGTATCATGGACCTATTGTAATTGGTCAATCTGGCATCCATTGGAAATTTGCAGAAAAGACTGAGAAAAACAACTCTAGCGGCCATGACAACTTAATCTTGGGACCGTTTCTTCTTATT GCTAGAGTGAGCGAGAAGTATGCAGCTCCATACACAAGTACAATGTTGATGTGCTTAATG GGAATCGTATGCACTGCATTGGGGTATTGTCTAACTTCATGGTGTATACAAAGAAAAGGTCCTTTATATGTCTCTGTTTTCTACCCTTTGATGCTAATCATTACGGCCGTTCTTAGTTGGGCTTTGcttcgtgagaaactatatgttGGAAC AGTTGTAGGATCGTTCTTGACAGTTGTGGGATTCTATGGTGTCTTATGGGGAAAGGATAAGGAGAAATCGCAGTCGGAAACAGAAAGTCTTGAGATGAAAACAGATAAAATTGAAACAAGAAGGAGCTAA
- the LOC132598483 gene encoding WAT1-related protein At1g09380-like isoform X2: MGNELLVFLVMVIVQLAFAGMIIISKLVMDGGMDAFVQSAYRPIFATISIAPFAYFLERKTRPKLTRSILFQIFLCSIFGITANQNIYFIGIKNSTPTIVSAIDNLIPAFTFIIAVPLGVEKLGLRSIAGQAKFLGTVICVGGAMLLSLYHGKVVIGQLGYHWKYAESIGEDVNSAHSNFFLGPFLLILSSLTYAIWLIIQAKVNEKYAAPYTSTMLMCLMASVECVIIGICVVPKVSEWALNPIRAISVIYNGAVATSFTYFLSSWCIEKKGPLYVSMFNPLLLVISAFLSWTLLREKLYLGVVNHSSGWALRLFMGQKDGGKCRGH; encoded by the exons ATGGGGAACGAATTATTGGTTTTTCTAGTGATGGTGATTGTGCAGTTAGCGTTTGCTGGAATGATAATAATATCAAAGCTAGTTATGGATGGTGGCATGGATGCTTTTGTTCAATCAGCTTATAGGCCTATTTTTGCCACCATCTCCATTGCTCCCTTTGCTTACTTCTTGGAGAG GAAAACTAGACCCAAGTTGACACGCTCTATTCTTTTCCAGATATTTTTGTGTTCTATTTTCGG GATAACAGCGAACCAAAACATATATTTCATTGGGATAAAGAATTCAACTCCAACAATTGTTTCTGCCATTGATAATCTAATCCCAGCTTTCACTTTTATCATAGCCGTACCCTTGGG GGTTGAAAAATTGGGGTTGAGAAGTATAGCAGGACAAGCCAAGTTTTTGGGGACAGTAATATGTGTTGGAGGTGCCATGTTACTGTCATTATATCATGGCAAAGTTGTTATTGGTCAATTGGGATATCACTGGAAGTATGCAGAAAGTATAGGGGAAGATGTCAATTCTGCCCATTCCAACTTCTTTTTAGGACCCTTTTTACTTATATTGTCCAGTCTTACTTATGCCATTTGGTTAATCATTCAG GCAAAGGTAAACGAGAAGTATGCAGCTCCGTATACATCCACAATGTTGATGTGCCTCATGGCAAGTGTGGAGTGCGTCATCATTGGCATTTGCGTCGTCCCTAAAGTTTCTGAATGGGCTTTAAATCCCATTAGAGCTATCTCAGTTATCTATAAT GGAGCTGTGGCTACGTCATTTACATATTTCTTGAGCTCGTGGTGCATTGAGAAAAAAGGTCCTTTATATGTCTCGATGTTCAACCCATTGCTGTTAGTTATTTCGGCATTTCTCAGTTGGACTTTGCTTCGTGAAAAATTATACCTCGGAGT GGTCAATCATAGTAGTGGCTGGGCTTTACGGCTTTTTATGGGGCAAAAAGATGGAGGCAAGTGCAGAGGACATTGA
- the LOC132598483 gene encoding WAT1-related protein At1g09380-like isoform X1 — protein sequence MGNELLVFLVMVIVQLAFAGMIIISKLVMDGGMDAFVQSAYRPIFATISIAPFAYFLERKTRPKLTRSILFQIFLCSIFGITANQNIYFIGIKNSTPTIVSAIDNLIPAFTFIIAVPLGVEKLGLRSIAGQAKFLGTVICVGGAMLLSLYHGKVVIGQLGYHWKYAESIGEDVNSAHSNFFLGPFLLILSSLTYAIWLIIQAKVNEKYAAPYTSTMLMCLMASVECVIIGICVVPKVSEWALNPIRAISVIYNGAVATSFTYFLSSWCIEKKGPLYVSMFNPLLLVISAFLSWTLLREKLYLGVVVGSIIVVAGLYGFLWGKKMEASAEDIDVNKEKVQSSKIDLELQLPNSNGLPLEPKQISSEAKAS from the exons ATGGGGAACGAATTATTGGTTTTTCTAGTGATGGTGATTGTGCAGTTAGCGTTTGCTGGAATGATAATAATATCAAAGCTAGTTATGGATGGTGGCATGGATGCTTTTGTTCAATCAGCTTATAGGCCTATTTTTGCCACCATCTCCATTGCTCCCTTTGCTTACTTCTTGGAGAG GAAAACTAGACCCAAGTTGACACGCTCTATTCTTTTCCAGATATTTTTGTGTTCTATTTTCGG GATAACAGCGAACCAAAACATATATTTCATTGGGATAAAGAATTCAACTCCAACAATTGTTTCTGCCATTGATAATCTAATCCCAGCTTTCACTTTTATCATAGCCGTACCCTTGGG GGTTGAAAAATTGGGGTTGAGAAGTATAGCAGGACAAGCCAAGTTTTTGGGGACAGTAATATGTGTTGGAGGTGCCATGTTACTGTCATTATATCATGGCAAAGTTGTTATTGGTCAATTGGGATATCACTGGAAGTATGCAGAAAGTATAGGGGAAGATGTCAATTCTGCCCATTCCAACTTCTTTTTAGGACCCTTTTTACTTATATTGTCCAGTCTTACTTATGCCATTTGGTTAATCATTCAG GCAAAGGTAAACGAGAAGTATGCAGCTCCGTATACATCCACAATGTTGATGTGCCTCATGGCAAGTGTGGAGTGCGTCATCATTGGCATTTGCGTCGTCCCTAAAGTTTCTGAATGGGCTTTAAATCCCATTAGAGCTATCTCAGTTATCTATAAT GGAGCTGTGGCTACGTCATTTACATATTTCTTGAGCTCGTGGTGCATTGAGAAAAAAGGTCCTTTATATGTCTCGATGTTCAACCCATTGCTGTTAGTTATTTCGGCATTTCTCAGTTGGACTTTGCTTCGTGAAAAATTATACCTCGGAGT AGTTGTAGGGTCAATCATAGTAGTGGCTGGGCTTTACGGCTTTTTATGGGGCAAAAAGATGGAGGCAAGTGCAGAGGACATTGATGTAAATAAAGAAAAAGTGCAGTCCAGTAAAATCGATTTGGAATTGCAATTACCCAATTCTAATGGTCTCCCACTCGAGCCGAAGCAGATATCATCAGAAGCCAAAGCAAGCTGA
- the LOC132598485 gene encoding WAT1-related protein At1g09380-like isoform X1, with translation MGDDVLPVVVMVMVQIGYAGLNIVGKIAMDAGMNPFVHIAYRQIIGTIFLAPFAYFFERKTRPQLTTSILFWIFLCSFSGLMVNQIAYFVGLKYSTPTIACALSNLIPAATFLLAIPFGLEKVGVRTKAGQAKVWGTIICVGGATLLSLYHGPIVIGQSGIHWKFAEKTEKNNSSGHDNLILGPFLLIVSTISYSLWIIFQARVSEKYAAPYTSTMLMCLMASFQCVIIGVCVVHDKAVWSLDRMRTIAVLYNGIVCTALGYCLTSWCIQRKGPLYVSVFYPLMLIITAVLSWALLREKLYVGTVVGSFLTVVGFYGVLWGKDKEKSQSETESLEMKTDKIETRRS, from the exons ATGGGTGACGATGTTTTGCCTGTCGTAGTAATGGTTATGGTGCAGATTGGCTATGCAGGGCTGAACATAGTAGGAAAAATTGCAATGGATGCAGGCATGAACCCTTTCGTCCACATTGCTTATCGCCAAATAATTGGCACCATTTTCCTTGCTCCCTTTGCTTACTTCTTCGAGAG GAAAACTAGGCCTCAGTTGACAACATCTATACTTTTCTGGATTTTCTTATGTTCTTTTTCCGG GTTAATGGTGAATCAGATTGCATACTTCGTTGGTTTAAAATATTCCACTCCAACAATCGCCTGTGCATTGTCAAATTTAATTCCAGCTGCCACTTTTCTCCTAGCTATCCCTTTTGG GTTGGAGAAAGTGGGGGTTAGAACTAAGGCAGGGCAAGCCAAAGTGTGGGGTACAATTATATGTGTTGGTGGTGCAACGTTACTCTCCTTGTATCATGGACCTATTGTAATTGGTCAATCTGGCATCCATTGGAAATTTGCAGAAAAGACTGAGAAAAACAACTCTAGCGGCCATGACAACTTAATCTTGGGACCGTTTCTTCTTATTGTTAGCACTATTTCTTACTCATTGTGGATTATTTTCCAA GCTAGAGTGAGCGAGAAGTATGCAGCTCCATACACAAGTACAATGTTGATGTGCTTAATGGCAAGTTTTCAATGTGTAATCATTGGTGTTTGTGTTGTTCATGACAAAGCTGTTTGGTCTCTAGACCGAATGAGAACTATTGCCGTTCTTTACAAC GGAATCGTATGCACTGCATTGGGGTATTGTCTAACTTCATGGTGTATACAAAGAAAAGGTCCTTTATATGTCTCTGTTTTCTACCCTTTGATGCTAATCATTACGGCCGTTCTTAGTTGGGCTTTGcttcgtgagaaactatatgttGGAAC AGTTGTAGGATCGTTCTTGACAGTTGTGGGATTCTATGGTGTCTTATGGGGAAAGGATAAGGAGAAATCGCAGTCGGAAACAGAAAGTCTTGAGATGAAAACAGATAAAATTGAAACAAGAAGGAGCTAA
- the LOC132598485 gene encoding WAT1-related protein At1g09380-like isoform X2, giving the protein MGDDVLPVVVMVMVQIGYAGLNIVGKIAMDAGMNPFVHIAYRQIIGTIFLAPFAYFFERKTRPQLTTSILFWIFLCSFSGLMVNQIAYFVGLKYSTPTIACALSNLIPAATFLLAIPFGLEKVGVRTKAGQAKVWGTIICVGGATLLSLYHGPIVIGQSGIHWKFAEKTEKNNSSGHDNLILGPFLLIARVSEKYAAPYTSTMLMCLMASFQCVIIGVCVVHDKAVWSLDRMRTIAVLYNGIVCTALGYCLTSWCIQRKGPLYVSVFYPLMLIITAVLSWALLREKLYVGTVVGSFLTVVGFYGVLWGKDKEKSQSETESLEMKTDKIETRRS; this is encoded by the exons ATGGGTGACGATGTTTTGCCTGTCGTAGTAATGGTTATGGTGCAGATTGGCTATGCAGGGCTGAACATAGTAGGAAAAATTGCAATGGATGCAGGCATGAACCCTTTCGTCCACATTGCTTATCGCCAAATAATTGGCACCATTTTCCTTGCTCCCTTTGCTTACTTCTTCGAGAG GAAAACTAGGCCTCAGTTGACAACATCTATACTTTTCTGGATTTTCTTATGTTCTTTTTCCGG GTTAATGGTGAATCAGATTGCATACTTCGTTGGTTTAAAATATTCCACTCCAACAATCGCCTGTGCATTGTCAAATTTAATTCCAGCTGCCACTTTTCTCCTAGCTATCCCTTTTGG GTTGGAGAAAGTGGGGGTTAGAACTAAGGCAGGGCAAGCCAAAGTGTGGGGTACAATTATATGTGTTGGTGGTGCAACGTTACTCTCCTTGTATCATGGACCTATTGTAATTGGTCAATCTGGCATCCATTGGAAATTTGCAGAAAAGACTGAGAAAAACAACTCTAGCGGCCATGACAACTTAATCTTGGGACCGTTTCTTCTTATT GCTAGAGTGAGCGAGAAGTATGCAGCTCCATACACAAGTACAATGTTGATGTGCTTAATGGCAAGTTTTCAATGTGTAATCATTGGTGTTTGTGTTGTTCATGACAAAGCTGTTTGGTCTCTAGACCGAATGAGAACTATTGCCGTTCTTTACAAC GGAATCGTATGCACTGCATTGGGGTATTGTCTAACTTCATGGTGTATACAAAGAAAAGGTCCTTTATATGTCTCTGTTTTCTACCCTTTGATGCTAATCATTACGGCCGTTCTTAGTTGGGCTTTGcttcgtgagaaactatatgttGGAAC AGTTGTAGGATCGTTCTTGACAGTTGTGGGATTCTATGGTGTCTTATGGGGAAAGGATAAGGAGAAATCGCAGTCGGAAACAGAAAGTCTTGAGATGAAAACAGATAAAATTGAAACAAGAAGGAGCTAA